GTCCCTGCGCTCGAATGCCAGTCGCAGCCCTTCGACCGAAAGTTCGTGGGTCGAGACCGGCCGCTCCCCTGGACCGGTACGGGTATGGCGTATGCACGACGCGGATACCGGCACGCCTGCCGGGCTGCGCCGCGAATTCGTCAGCCTGCGGGCCATTCCCGAAAACTGTGCTCCGGCAACGGCCGCACCATCGCTCGACGCTTTGCAAAGCGTCGTCGTCACCAATCAGGAGATTCGCGCATGATCGATCGCCCTCTGCGAACCGACTACCGACGCTGGCTCGATACACTCGACACGCTCGATACGCCGGACACACCGGACATACGGGACGCGCAGACCACCACGGCGCCGGGTGAGTCGCCCCGCAGGATGGCTGCGCTTCCCGAACTGCCGGCACGATTGCCTTTCCCGGGGCATGTCGTCTGGTTCCACGAAAGCCAGACCTACCTGGACATTCGCTTCGACCATCACCGTTTCGAGATCGTCACGCAGCAGGTGCCCGCCGCCGCGGAAGCGTTCTACTTCGACAGCTTCGATGCGGCCTACGGACACGCGGCCGACATCGGGGAGCCCTGTCTGATCCTGTTTTCCGAGGGAGGCGGCGCGCCTGTGAGTGTCGTCGGATAGTCAAAGCACCGGATGGCTCCACAATTCGCATGTGAGTCATCGCCATCCGGAGCCGACGCCGCTCCCGAGCCGCCCGCGCGGGCAGCCGCGGGCCGCGAGCCGAAATCCACGCTTTCGCGCGATTTCGACCCGATCCGCAACGGCTGCGCGCCGCGGTAAAAACTGCGTTGCGTCACGCCGCCGATTTGAGCCGGCGTGCGAACTTCTCCCGGAATTTCTTGAGCTTCGGTGCGACCACGTACGCACAGTAGCCCTGATCGGGATGCTGGCGGAAGTAGTTCTGGTGATAGGCCTCGGCAGGCCAGAACGTTTGCGTGGGCGCCACCTGCGTGACGATCGGGGCCGAGAACGTCATCTCCGCCATCAGTTCGGCAATCAGATGCTCGGCGACGTCCTTTTGCTTCTCGTCGTGATAGAAGATGGCGGAGCGGTACTGCGTGCCGACGTCGTTGCCCTGACGATTGACCGTGGTCGGATCGTGAATCGAGAAGAACACGATCAGCAGTTCCTCGAAGGTCACGACGTCCGGATCGAACGTCAGTCGCACGACTTCGGCGTGTCCCGTGTCACCCTCGCACACCTGCTCGTAGGTCGGATTGTCGACATGGCCGCCTTCGTAACCGGAGACGACCGACTTCACGCCGTCGAGCTGCTGGTAGCAAGCCTCGAGACACCAAAAACAGCCCCCGGCCAGCGTGGCCACTTCCATACGGGTATCGCTCGGGGCGTTCGTCTGCTCTGTCATCATGACCTCGCTTGTCGGTAGGTGTGGCGCGCAAGACACGCACAAGACAAATAGGGCGGACGATCATTGCGATCGTCCGCCCTATTGTCGCGCAGAAGCCCGGGAAGCGGCGCAAATAACCCTACGTGCGAGTCGCACGCGGGCGCACAGCCTGGCTTGGTCGCTTAGTCACTTAGTCGCTCAACTGCGTGATGAGCGGATGCAGCAGCCGCGCGCCCACGCGAGCGGTCAGGCCGTCGCGATCGTACGTGGGGTTGTACTCGGCGATATCCGCCACGCGCAATTTGCCCGAACGGCGTACCACGCCGATGAGCGTCTCGACGACTTCCAGGGCCACGCCGTGCGCGGCCGGCGCCGACACCCCCGGCGCCTTCTCGCCCGGCAACACATCCATGTCGATGGTCAGATACACGTGGCTTACCTGCGCGAGCTTCTTCTCCAACCGCTCGCACATTTCCGGCAAGCGATGCGCGAGCATCGTCTCGTCGAGCCAGTAATCCACGTTCAGCGACGCCGCACGTTCGAACAGCGCGTCGGTGTTGCTGTAGCGGCTCACCCCCAGGCACGCGTAGTGGAACGGCGCCTGGCGTCCCGCGAGCAATTGCGAGATCTGCCAGAACGGCGTGCCCGAACTCGCGGTAGGCTGCGCCCGCAAGTCGAAGTGTGCGTCGAAATTGAGGATCAGGATCGGTTCGTCGCGAAGGCGATCGCCGAAGTGTTCGGCCACGCCGAGAAACGTGCCGTAGGCGATCTCGTGACCGCCGCCCAGCACCACCGGCCGCGCCCCCACCGCCAGCACCTCCGCCACGCGATGGCCGAGGGCGGCCTGCGCGGCTTCGAGGCGGTCGTCGGCACACACCACGTTGCCGCCATCGAACACGGCGGGCTTGCCTTGCACGGGCAGGCTTGCCAGCGCGCGACGCAGCATGTCCGGCCCCGCCACGGCGCCTTGCCGCCCGTGATTGCGGCGCACGCCTTCGTCACTGCAGAAGCCGAGCACGACGGCGCCACCGGCGACTTGCGAGACGTCGTAGTCGCGCAGCACCTGGTGCAGACGCAGGGTATGGCCGGTCTCGCCGGTGTCCACACGGCCCTGCCAGACCGTTCTATCGATTGTCATACGTTGCCCGCCTTGCCTTACCGTGCGATGACCGCTTGCAGGAATTCACGCGTACGCGCTTCGCGCGGCGCGGTGAAGATCTGCTCGGGCGCGCCGGCTTCGATGATGCGGCCCTGATCCATCACGACAACCACATCGGCCACTTCGCGCGCAAACCCCATTTCGTGCGTGACGACGAGCATCGTCATGCCGTCGTTCGCGAGCGCCTTCATCACTTGCAGCACTTCGCCGACGAGCTCCGGATCGAGCGCGGAAGTCGGCTCATCGAACAACATCACTTGCGGCTGCATGGCGAGCGCGCGCGCAATCGCCACACGCTGCTTCTGACCGCCCGACAGCGTGCCCGGGAACACGTCCGCCTTCGCGGCCAATCCCACCTTGGCAAGCAGCTCGCGGGCGAGCTTTTCGGCGTCCGCGCTCTTCATGCCGCGCAGCTTCTTCGGCGCGAGCGTGACGTTCTCGAGCACGCTCAGATGCGGAAACAGATTGAACGACTGGAACACCATGCCCACGTCGGTGCGCAGTTGATTGAGGGCGTTCTCGCCCATCATCCTGCCGTGATCGACGAGCTTCTTGCCGACGATCTCGATAGTGCCCTGCTCGGCCGTCTCCAGCCCGTTGCAGCAACGCAGGAACGTGCTCTTGCCCGAGCCGCTCGGACCGATGACCACAACCACCTGACGCGCATCGACTTCGAAATCGATGCCCTTGAGCACCTGGTGGCTGCCGTAGGCCTTGCCCAGCCCTTCGATCTTCAGGATCGGGGCGCCGAATTCCTTCTTCACTTCGCTCATTGCACGGCACCTCCGGCACGCAGGGACTTCTCGGCGCGCTGCAGGAGCAGCGTGGTGACACCGGTCAGAATCAGATAGACAAATGCAATCGCCAGATACACTTCCAGCGAGCGATACGACACGCTGATGATCTTCTGACCTTCGTGCATCACGTCATGAATGGTGAGCAGCGACACGAGAGCCGAGTTCTTGATCAGCGCAATGAATTCATTGCCGAGCGGCGGGATCATGCGCACGATGGCCTGCGGCAGAATCACCGAACGCATGGCCATGCCGTACGGCATGCCGAGCGAGCGGGCGGCTTCCATCTGACCGCGCTCGATCGACTGGATGGCGCCGCGCACGATTTCCGAGACGTAGGCACCGCTGTAGATGCCCAGACCCAGCACACCGCACATGAACGCCGGCAGCAGAATGTCGAACTGAGGCAGGCCGAAGAACAGGATGAACAGTTGCACCAGCAGCGGCGTGCCACGAATGAACGTGACATAGGCGGTACAGATGCCGTAGCGAATGCGGTGCGCCGGGTTCAGGCGGCCCATGCCGACCAGCAAGCCCAGCACACAGCCGAGCGCCAGCGCGCAAGCGGTTACCTCGACGGTAACGAGCGCTCCGCGCGCGAGGTCTTGCCAGTTTGCCCACACCGGCGAAAAATCGAGTTCCATGCGTACTCCGTCAGTTGCTCTACTGCCTTATTGCATCGGCGGGCGCCGCCACCCGCTTCGGGGTGACGGACAGCCCGCCCGGTATTACCTTGTGAACCGCCTTACTTCGCGCTGCCGAAGTACTTGGTGACCAACGCGGTGTAGGTGCCGTCGGCGCGAACCTTCTCCAACGCCTTGTTCAGATCGTTGGTCAGTTCGACGTCGCCCTTGCGCACGGCGAAGCCATAACGCTCCACGGTCAGCGTCTTGTCGAGCACCTTCACGCCCGGGTTGGCCTTCGCGTACAGCAGCGCGGCCGGCTTGCCGGTCACGGCCGCGTCGGCGCGACCGATCTTCACGAGCTCGAACATCTGGTCGTTCTTCTCGACTTCGACGCGCTCGACCTTCGGATAGCTTTCCTTGAGGAACTGCACCGACTTCGTACCCACCTGCACCGACACCTTCTTGCCGTTCAGGTCAGCCGGGTCCTTGATCGCGGTGTTGTCCGCCTTGACCATGATCGCCAGACCGCCGGTGTAGTACGGATGCGTGAAATTCACGACCTTCAGGCGCTCGTCGGTGATGTAGATGGCCGATGCGGCGACGTCGACGCGCTTGGACAGCACGGCCGGGATCAGCCCCTTGAAGTCGATGTCGGTCCACTCGACCTTCTTGCCCATCGCCTTGCCCAGTGCTTCGATCATTTCCACGTCGAAGCCGGTGCGCTTGCCGTTTTCCACGTATTCGAACGGCGGGAACGTGGCATCGGTGGCGACGCGCAGCACGTCGTCGGCGGCGAAGACCTTGCTTGAGCAGGTGACGGCCAGCGCCATCGTGAAGAGGATGTGACGCAATTTCATCTGGGTACTCCTTCGTGTAGTCTCGGTCGGATAACCGGTTAAAAGTACTGCAATCGATTTGAAATACGTTCCGCTGCCGCCACCGTCAGGCGAATCAGCTCTTCGTGGCGCTGTGCCACGCGCACAGCCGGCGCCATCAGGGTGATGGTGCCTTCCAGACGCTCCTTGGCGGCGAACACCGGGGCCGACACGCCCCAGACGCCGAAGTCGACCTCGCTCTCGGACACCGCGTACCGCTGCTTGCGAATCTCCTCGATTTGCGCGGCCAAACGCTCCTGCGCCACCGGTTGGCCCGCGAGCTGACGCCCGATCAAGGTCTCGCGGGTGGTTTGCGGAAGGAAGGAGAGCAAGGCCTTGGCCGAGGCGCCGTGCACGAGCGGATGCGCGCGGCCCTTGGCGAACGAGCAACGCAGCGATTGCTCGCTCTCGTGCATGTCCAGGCAAACGACCTGACCGTTGGCGGCGACGAGCAGACCGACGGTCTCGCCGGTGCGCAGCACCAGCGCCTCGATTTCCTCGCGCGCTTGCGTCACGAGATGCGAGTTGTGGTCGAAACCCCATGCCAATTGCACGCCGACCGGACCCGGTTCGTAGAGCGCCTCATGGGCGTGCTCCTGCACCAGGCCCCACTTCTTGAGCGGCACGAGGTGGCGATAAACCGTGGAGAGCGGCAGGCTCGTTTGCGCGGCGATTTCGCGTGCCGCGATCGGCCGTCCATGGCGCGCAACCGTCACAAGGACCTGCAGTACGCGCTCGGAGACCGACTGAGCTTCGGTGGTGTCCATCGTCTAAGAAAACGGAAGAAAGCAAAAAAATCAGCGGAATCAGAGAACTGCGCCGCTGATGACGACATGGGCGCTATCTTGCGATGCAATTTCCCAAAACAAAAAACCAAATTCCCACCGGATGATAACAAATTGGGCATTTACGCATAGGGACTTTCCCTTATGCATGGCGGAATGCAGGTACAAAAAACGCCGAAACCCTTATGCAAAAAGGATTTCGGCGTTTCTTTGCAGGAACTGAACGGCGCTTCTGATTATCGACTGACAGTCGATGTTTGCGCGTCTGGCGACGCCAATAGCCAGTCGATGAGAATCGGTTTCTGCACTTTCCCAAGTGCGCTCTTCGGCAGGGTCTCGCGGATCACGACACGCCGCGGCAGTTTGAACCGGGCGATGCGCGTGGCGAGAAAGTCGAGCACCGTTTGCTGTGTAAGCGGCGGAAGGGACAGAGACGTAGACGTAGGCGAAGACGACGGCGCCGGGACGATGACAGCCACCGGCACCTCCCCCCAACGCTCGTCCGGCACACCCACGACGGCGGCTTCGAGCACGCCGGGGCAATCGGCCAGCGCGTTTTCGATTTCCGCGGGATAAATGTTCTCGCCGCCCGAGATGATCATGTCCTTGCTGCGGCCCACCACCTCGAAGCAGCCATCCTCGCGCAGCCGCGCCAGATCGCCGGAACGGAACCAGCCGTGCGCGAACGATGCGTTCCCAGGGGCGCGCCAATACTCGCGCATGACGTTCGGCGCGCGGATCAATATCTCGCCCACCGTTCCCCTCGGGACTTCGTTGCCCGCGGTATCGACGAGGCGCACGTCGACGCCGGGGCAGGCGCGCCCGACGGCGCCGGGATGCGCCTTGGCTTCGCCGAAGCGCAACGCAATCGATACCGGGCCGGTCTCGGTGGCACCGTACACCTGTCCGAGCGGAATGCCACGCGCATGGAAGGCGTCGATGGCCGACATCGGCACCACCGACGAGCCAGCCATCACACCGCGCAGCGATGACAGATCGGTCTGCGCCCACCGCGGATGCAACTGTACGGCTCGCATCGTCGCGGGCACCATCAGCGAGAGCGTCGGGCGGCGCGCGGCCACGTCGGCAAGCCAGGCGGCAGGATCGAAGCGCGGGTGCAGCGTCACGCTCGCGCCGCGCAGCAACGCCGGCAGCGTCTGGATGCACAGGCCGCCAACGTGGAACATCGGCAGCGTGGAAAGCACGTGATCGTCGGCGGTCATGTCATGCGCCCACCAACTGGCGTGCGCGTTCGCGAGCAAGCCTGCCTGCGTATGTAATGCACCCTTGGGTTCGCCCGTCGTGCCCGAGGTGTAGGCCAGCAACACCGGTGCATCGGGAGCGACTTCGGGATAGTCGACCGGCTTCACCGACGGCACCGCGATCAGGCCCTCGATCGGGGCGATGGCCGGTGGCGGCAGATCTGTGATGGCGTCCTGCTCCAGCGTGTCGCGGATCTGGCGGGCGGCATCGCGATGCATGGCGTCGAACCACAGCACGCGCACGCCGGCATGACGCACGATGGCGGCGAGCTCGGGAACGGCAAGGCGGAAGTTGAGGGGAAGAAAAATCGCACCGGCGCGGGCACAGGCGAACAGCAACGCCAGTTGCAGTTCGTCGTTCAGGCCGAGGCAAGCCACGCGGTCGCCCGGCGCAATGCGCCACGTCTCGCGCAGATGCCCGCCCACACGCTCGATGCGCCGCCACAGCGCGGCGTAGTCGGTTTGCAACGCTTCCTCGCCGATACCGCAACGCAATGCCAGCCGCTCGGGCGTGGCGCGCGCGTGAGCGGCAAGCGCTTCTACAAAAGGCGTCAACTTGTTCTCCGTGACAAGAGAGACGGCCGCCCGGCGAGGCGAATGCCATGCGCAATCACACTCGTCATACTCGCCGGCGGGTTGCGAACGGCCCGGCCCGCGACGGCTACCGATGTCGCAACGTTCCGCGCATCGATGCCGTGTCGGCGGGCGGCGGCGCCGATGCGTGGATTACTCGTCACGCTCGCCCGGTTCGTAGAGCGCTTCGCGGCCGATGCGATCGAGGCAAAGCTCGGCCGTCCACGGCAGCATGAGCGCGCCGCAGCGCGAATCGCGATACATGCGCTCGAGCGGTAGCGTCTTGAGCATCGACTGTCCGCCGCACGTGCGAATCGCGAGACGGCACAGTTCGTTGGCATTTTCCATGATCGTGTACTGCGCCGCGTAGGCGCGCAGACGCGCGTCCTTGCCCGGGTCGGCGCGACCGTCCTGCAACGCCCGCAGGAACAGCGCGCGCGTCTGCTCGAGCATGATGTGCATCTGCGCCACGGCAATCTGCTTGGTCGGGTACATGCGGCGCTTGACCGGCGCGCCCATGCCTTCGGCCTCGCCGCGCAGATAGCGAACGGTGAAGTCGTAGGCGGCTTGCGCGATGCCCATGTAAGTCGGTGCGAGCGTCATGAACATGTGCGGCCAGCGGCTCGCGGCCTGATAGTACACACCGCGCGGCATCAGCTGCAGCGCGTCGGGCACGAAAACGTCCTTGAAGAGCAGCGTGCGCGAGACCGTGCCGCGCATGCCCAGCGAGTCCCAGTCGCCCGTCACGGTCACGCCTGGCGCGTCGCCCGGCACGGCGATGTAGAACGTGTCCTTCATCGACAGCTCGGGCTTGTCCTCGGTACACAGCACGCCGTAGTAGTTTGCCGCCCCTGAGAGCGATGCGAAGATCTTGCGGCCGTTGATCTTCCACCCGCCGTCGACCTTCGTGGCCGTGGTGCCGAACGGCGCCTTGCCCGCCGCCGCCGCACTGCCCTCCGAGAACGGCTGCGCGTAGACGGCGCCGTCCTGGATCACGCGGGCGAAGTGATGCTCGCGGTATTTCTGGTGCTCGGCGCGCTGCTCGGGCGTCATGTCGAGATCGTCGGCGAGAATGCCCGTCCACATCATCGAACACGTGTGCATGTTGAATGTGAGCGCGGTCGCACCGCAGTGGCGGCCCAGTTCGGCGGAGACCATCATGTACGTGGCGAAGTCGGCCCCGAGACCGCCATGCGACTCGGGAATGCACAGCTTGAGCAAGCCGGCCGCGCGCATGTCGTCGTAGTTCTCGAACGGGAACGACGCTTCGCGATCCCAGCGCGCGGCGCGCGGCGCGAGCGACTCGCGTCCGACCTGCTCGGCAAGCGCCAGCAGGCGTCGCTGCTTGTCCGTGAGCGGATAATGCTCGCCGACGATCGAAGGGGGCTGATAGGCCACGGTAGTCTCCTAGAGTGTTGCGAGGAAAGCGCACACCTCGGCGTTGAAGTCCGCCGGGTGCGTCAGATTCATCAAATGGCCCGC
The Pandoraea pulmonicola DNA segment above includes these coding regions:
- the msrA gene encoding peptide-methionine (S)-S-oxide reductase MsrA, with protein sequence MMTEQTNAPSDTRMEVATLAGGCFWCLEACYQQLDGVKSVVSGYEGGHVDNPTYEQVCEGDTGHAEVVRLTFDPDVVTFEELLIVFFSIHDPTTVNRQGNDVGTQYRSAIFYHDEKQKDVAEHLIAELMAEMTFSAPIVTQVAPTQTFWPAEAYHQNYFRQHPDQGYCAYVVAPKLKKFREKFARRLKSAA
- the hutG gene encoding formimidoylglutamase; translated protein: MTIDRTVWQGRVDTGETGHTLRLHQVLRDYDVSQVAGGAVVLGFCSDEGVRRNHGRQGAVAGPDMLRRALASLPVQGKPAVFDGGNVVCADDRLEAAQAALGHRVAEVLAVGARPVVLGGGHEIAYGTFLGVAEHFGDRLRDEPILILNFDAHFDLRAQPTASSGTPFWQISQLLAGRQAPFHYACLGVSRYSNTDALFERAASLNVDYWLDETMLAHRLPEMCERLEKKLAQVSHVYLTIDMDVLPGEKAPGVSAPAAHGVALEVVETLIGVVRRSGKLRVADIAEYNPTYDRDGLTARVGARLLHPLITQLSD
- a CDS encoding amino acid ABC transporter ATP-binding protein; this translates as MSEVKKEFGAPILKIEGLGKAYGSHQVLKGIDFEVDARQVVVVIGPSGSGKSTFLRCCNGLETAEQGTIEIVGKKLVDHGRMMGENALNQLRTDVGMVFQSFNLFPHLSVLENVTLAPKKLRGMKSADAEKLARELLAKVGLAAKADVFPGTLSGGQKQRVAIARALAMQPQVMLFDEPTSALDPELVGEVLQVMKALANDGMTMLVVTHEMGFAREVADVVVVMDQGRIIEAGAPEQIFTAPREARTREFLQAVIAR
- a CDS encoding amino acid ABC transporter permease, yielding MELDFSPVWANWQDLARGALVTVEVTACALALGCVLGLLVGMGRLNPAHRIRYGICTAYVTFIRGTPLLVQLFILFFGLPQFDILLPAFMCGVLGLGIYSGAYVSEIVRGAIQSIERGQMEAARSLGMPYGMAMRSVILPQAIVRMIPPLGNEFIALIKNSALVSLLTIHDVMHEGQKIISVSYRSLEVYLAIAFVYLILTGVTTLLLQRAEKSLRAGGAVQ
- a CDS encoding transporter substrate-binding domain-containing protein, which translates into the protein MKLRHILFTMALAVTCSSKVFAADDVLRVATDATFPPFEYVENGKRTGFDVEMIEALGKAMGKKVEWTDIDFKGLIPAVLSKRVDVAASAIYITDERLKVVNFTHPYYTGGLAIMVKADNTAIKDPADLNGKKVSVQVGTKSVQFLKESYPKVERVEVEKNDQMFELVKIGRADAAVTGKPAALLYAKANPGVKVLDKTLTVERYGFAVRKGDVELTNDLNKALEKVRADGTYTALVTKYFGSAK
- a CDS encoding IclR family transcriptional regulator; its protein translation is MDTTEAQSVSERVLQVLVTVARHGRPIAAREIAAQTSLPLSTVYRHLVPLKKWGLVQEHAHEALYEPGPVGVQLAWGFDHNSHLVTQAREEIEALVLRTGETVGLLVAANGQVVCLDMHESEQSLRCSFAKGRAHPLVHGASAKALLSFLPQTTRETLIGRQLAGQPVAQERLAAQIEEIRKQRYAVSESEVDFGVWGVSAPVFAAKERLEGTITLMAPAVRVAQRHEELIRLTVAAAERISNRLQYF
- a CDS encoding class I adenylate-forming enzyme family protein, whose product is MTPFVEALAAHARATPERLALRCGIGEEALQTDYAALWRRIERVGGHLRETWRIAPGDRVACLGLNDELQLALLFACARAGAIFLPLNFRLAVPELAAIVRHAGVRVLWFDAMHRDAARQIRDTLEQDAITDLPPPAIAPIEGLIAVPSVKPVDYPEVAPDAPVLLAYTSGTTGEPKGALHTQAGLLANAHASWWAHDMTADDHVLSTLPMFHVGGLCIQTLPALLRGASVTLHPRFDPAAWLADVAARRPTLSLMVPATMRAVQLHPRWAQTDLSSLRGVMAGSSVVPMSAIDAFHARGIPLGQVYGATETGPVSIALRFGEAKAHPGAVGRACPGVDVRLVDTAGNEVPRGTVGEILIRAPNVMREYWRAPGNASFAHGWFRSGDLARLREDGCFEVVGRSKDMIISGGENIYPAEIENALADCPGVLEAAVVGVPDERWGEVPVAVIVPAPSSSPTSTSLSLPPLTQQTVLDFLATRIARFKLPRRVVIRETLPKSALGKVQKPILIDWLLASPDAQTSTVSR
- a CDS encoding acyl-CoA dehydrogenase family protein; the protein is MAYQPPSIVGEHYPLTDKQRRLLALAEQVGRESLAPRAARWDREASFPFENYDDMRAAGLLKLCIPESHGGLGADFATYMMVSAELGRHCGATALTFNMHTCSMMWTGILADDLDMTPEQRAEHQKYREHHFARVIQDGAVYAQPFSEGSAAAAGKAPFGTTATKVDGGWKINGRKIFASLSGAANYYGVLCTEDKPELSMKDTFYIAVPGDAPGVTVTGDWDSLGMRGTVSRTLLFKDVFVPDALQLMPRGVYYQAASRWPHMFMTLAPTYMGIAQAAYDFTVRYLRGEAEGMGAPVKRRMYPTKQIAVAQMHIMLEQTRALFLRALQDGRADPGKDARLRAYAAQYTIMENANELCRLAIRTCGGQSMLKTLPLERMYRDSRCGALMLPWTAELCLDRIGREALYEPGERDE